The Schistocerca americana isolate TAMUIC-IGC-003095 chromosome 8, iqSchAmer2.1, whole genome shotgun sequence genome contains the following window.
GTAGGAGAACTGCCCACCACAGAAAATTCTGGAAACGCTGTTTAGGTACGCCAGTCAGTTGCTGCCACACGTCTGCGAATGCGCATCTCCCAGATGCTCTTTCGCGAGTACCTGACACTGTCGTCAAGTATAACTGGGTGAGAGGAGCAGACATGCTTATTGGCCATACGAGCATAAACGGTGCTCGTTATAAAACGACGCATGTTCATTGTCGAATGTTATGCTAAGCACCATTTGTGGAAAACCTGTGTGAAACTGTTTGTGGAAGAGTTTAAGAGAGCAGATGTTTGTAAAACCTCCAGCAAAGCATGCAATGCAAAGTGTAGTGATAAAATGGGGTGAAACGGGTTCCGTAGCGAGTAAAAGCCGTAGCTATCCGAAAAGAATTCGAACATTGCCAGAAAAAGGGAAACCTGTAGCCAAGTCAGACTTAATCTCAACGCCGTTTATCTGTTTAAGTGGGAACTAACCAATCGTCGAGTCGGAACACTGTCAAAAAGGAGCTGCTACTGTATCCTTGCAAATTTTGGAGCCAAAAGAAGTTTCGAGTTTTTGGTTCTGCTGGTGGTTCCTGAGTGAAGAAAGTTTTAGACCCTCAGTCTTCATTTCTTCACGTGAGGCCATTTTCAGCTTGTCACTGTATGTGAACCCACAGAATTTGTGCCATTACGGATCACAGAACTATGAAGAGCCGCTGCATAATCATATGTTTGGCAATTTGGTACACAATGTCTAACATTCGTATCGTGACAAGACGCTTTCACCAAGCTGTTAATGTTAACCGTTATATCCAGAAACTATATAATCTATATCTGGCTATACTCACAGAAGCTGAAAAGCTGTATCGATATTTCCAGCGAGATGGGACAACAAAACACACCGCATTGACAACGGTGCTACGAGTGCACGCGAGTTGAGGTGTACGATGCTGCCCGAGGAGAGCATTATTAGCAGAGGCAGTGGAGTCTCCTCGTTTCGTAAATCGCCTTATCTCTCCCTCcctgtgatttttacctgtggggaTAATGGAAGGGTCAGGTGTATTCAGATACCCTTAAAGAGGCGGAGCAGGAGGGGGAGACGGAGaacattagtatttaacgtcccgtcgagacagaggtcattagaaacggagcacaacctCGGAGTGGGGAAGCATACGTAggcaaatcggccgtgccttttcaaaggaaccatcccggcatttggctgaagcgattttggAAAATCACAGAAAGCCCTGAAAGAGCTACAGCAAGACACTGAAGCCGCTATTGCTGCGTGACGAAGGTCTGGCACGCCTGTCTCATAGTTTGATAAAAATCAAGCTCAGCGCTGAATCGAAGGCTGCAGTGGCCATTTCCAGCACCTTGTGTGATCTTCGTTAGCAAGGGTCAGTTTCACTTCAGCCATGTCGTAAATGTTTTCCAGGCCAACATGATTTTTTCCACCCAGTCGCACCTTCAAACACCCCTCAACGTTTTTCGGAACAGAGAAAGTAAAAAAACGATGACATCGTCTTTGCTGTAGGGCCTTCACTACATGTCTGCTGTGTTTCCTTTCACCACTAGAAGTTGGGAGTTTGCCCATCCACCCTGTTGTGCCGGACGATAACACACTCGCCCGTGGAACGGTGGGTTCTTCGGTTTGCTCCGAGAAGAAATCGAATGGAACTTCAACACTGATAACCTTTAACACTCAAAACACTCgtattagttcattttattacaaGAAGATTTACTTAGCTTGGTATAGTCCATCTCCACAGGAATGTTCTGAGTATTTACAACTCTTTGAATATTAAGGTATCACTTGAATCCGACAATTTTACAAGACTCTTTTACTTGAAGTATTACTGACACAAAGATCACATTAAGGTCTGCCTAATGCATTTAATAAACCGGCGGCATATCTAAGACAGTGCTGTCGTCTTGATCGTTGACTGCGAACTGGGAAACGTTTCTCTGCACACCCGTCACTAGACCAGCGACTACGGTAGTCTAGCGAAGCACTGGGACGCATGGGTACGCCTGCGTTttcatttgtcagtgtggcgtcctGCGACTACCGATTTCTGTGCTTTCGCTGCGAGGTGCCAACCTCTATTTGGCAGCCGGTTCTGTGGACGACGCCACACATCCTACAGTACCGATACTGTTCCCACTTCTGAATGTTTTACACTTAAGAAGTTATTCTGTGATAAGTATTTTGAAAATAACGAAAGGGTATAGGCAGCTCTCAAACACGGGTTCCAGTTTCAGGCGGGCTACTTCTATAACAGAGGAAGTTGATCCGCCAGCATCAAGAGCGTCTCaatcatctatgtctacatctgctTATGTACTCGCTAGCCATCGTATGGTGCATTGCAGAGGGTACTTTTTACCACTGCTAGTCACTTCCATTCCTCTTCCTTTCGAAAATAAAGCAAGGAAAAATCGACGGCGTCTATGGCTCCTTATGCTCTCTTCACTAAATGTACGAAGGCGGCACTGGAATCATTacccagtcagctgcaaatgctggttctctaaattttctgaaactgttaagCTAAGAGAACGCAACTGGTAAATTTGATAACACGAAGAGTGTTGGATCTGTCGCGAcataggccggccgtggtggccgagcggttctaggcgctttagtccggaaccgcgcaactgctacggtcgcaggttcgaatcccgcctcgggcatggatgtgtgtgatgtccttaggttagttaggttcaagtacactcctggaaattgaaataagaacaccgtgaattcattgtcccaggaaggggaaactttattgacacattcctggggccagatacatcacatgatcacactgacagaaccacaggcacatagacacaggcaacagagcatgcacaatgtcggcactagtacagtgtatatccacctttcgcagcaatgcaggctgctattctcccatggagacgatcgtagagatgctggatgtagtcctgtggaacggcttgccatgccatttccacctggcgcctcagttggaccagcgttcgtgctggacgtgcagaccgcgtgagacgacgcttcatccagtcccaaacatgctcaatgggggacagatccggagatcttgctggccagggtagttgtcttacaccttctagagcacgttgggtggcacgggatacatgcggatgtgcgttgtcctgttggaacagcaagttcccttgccggtctaggaatggtagaacgatgggttcgatgacggtttggatgtaccgtgcactattcagtgtcccctcgacgatcaccagtggtgtacagccagtgtaggagatcgctccccacaccatgatgccgggtgttggccctgtgtgcctcggtcgtatgcagtcctgattgtggcgctcacctgcacggcgccaaacacgcatacgaccatcattggcaccaaggcagaagcgactctcatcgctgaagacgacacgtctccattcgtccctccattcacgcctgtcgcgacaccactggaggcgggctgcacgatgttggggcgtgagcggaagacggcctaacggtgtgcgggaccgtagcccagcttcatggagacggttgcgaacggtcctcgccgataccccaagagcaacagtgtccctaatttgctgcgaagtggcggtgcggtcccctacggcactgcgtaggatcctacggtcttggcgtgcatccgtgcgtcgctgcggtccggtcccaggtcgacgggcacgtgcaccttccgccgaccactggcgacaacatcgatgtactgtgcagacctcacgccccacgtgttgagcaattcggcggtacgtccacccggcctcccgcatgcccactatacgccctcgctcaaagtccgtcaactgcacatacggttcacgtccacgctgtcgcggcatgctaccagtgttaaagactgcgatggagctccgtatgccacggcaaactggctgacactgacggcggcggtgcacaaatgctgcgcagctagcgccattcgacggccaacaccgcggttcctggtgtgtccgctgtgccgtgcgtgtgatcattgcttgtacagccctctcgcagtgtccggagcaagtatggtgggtctgacacaccggtgtcaatgtgttcttttttccatttccaggagtgtagttctaagttctaggggactgatgacctcagaagttaaagtcccatagtgctcagagccatttgaaccattttgtcgcgaTATGTTTCCTTGTACGTATATTATCATTCTGTTTGTCCAAGGCAAATTTTCTTTTTGTAGGTCTTTTGTACATAGTTTCAGTACAAACTGAAAAGAAATGCAAGTAAATTAAAGAAGAAATTGTGTATCGTAAATATAGGATAATGTTAATGAAGAAGGAAAATTGAGTGACTTGTCTGCCTACGTATACAGCCGCATTTTGTAGAGGCTTCCCGGTTCCCTGAACATGAGCTTAATGTATTGTCGCTTCACAGAGGCAGAGGAGTCGCCCATCGTGAAACGTGAAGCCCAGAGCTGTACACCCAACTCGACCTTCAAGAAGGACTGCAACACGTGCACGTGCAACAGCAGTGGAACGTCCGCCATCTGCACCCAGCTGGGATGTCTCAGCCGCGGCCGTAGACGTGAGtccatctctctctctatctcatttctgttcgtctcactgcgtatttctttgagTTATAGCAGTTCTTCACTGAACTGTGCTACTTGGCCGTGACACATCAAGCGAATTTTACTTTCGTCCCTGAGTTTTACACATCAGTGTAGCAACGATAACTGTGCTGCCGTACATTCACGTACTTTGTTTCCAATGTCATCAGAAGAAAAACAAGCAGACTTTCACTAGCTTTTGTTGCTTCCGCTTATTCAGAATTGTGACCTAAGACACAACCCTCACAGAGCAGGTCAAATGAAACTAATTAACGACGTAGCGTGATAACTGGTGGATTGCGAATCTACAGCTGTGTAGTTGAACAGCACTCCGCAGACGACAGGAATGTAGAGCGACTCAAAAGTAAATAATTCGCAACGTTGttccggccactgtggccgtgtggttctaggcgcttcagtccggaaccgcgctgctgctacggtcgcaggttcgaatcctgcctcaggcatggaggtgtgtgatgtcattaggatagttaggtttaagtagttctaagtttaggagactgatgacatcagatgttaagtcccatactgctaagagccatctgaacaatttattgttttttttttaatttttttttagcaaCGTTGTTGACCGCCGAACTTGGTAGAATTGAACCGCAAGCAATAAATAAATTCTGTCTGCCATTGTTTTCTCTACTAACAGATTAAAGTGACCTCAACTGAAAATCATATTTCCCCTGGACCATGGAGGTAGTGGATCTGTTCTCCTACAGCAGGGGCTCAGTTGCCGAGGAAAATAAACTGCTTAATGAAAGCACTAGGGGTAGACTACAGACCAGTACCAGAACGGGCAATATTAATTAAACTTCATATATTCACAATGGAGCACAAAAATGCGAGGCAGTCTCGTTACATAGGGTGGGATTTTGCCAGCCCACAATTTGAACCGTGCAGGGCTCCACGTGCTTGATAATTTGGAATCCAGAGAGAAAGTTATGAGCCATGAGCAATCACAAATTGAGAGCATGCAGACAGGGGCAGTGATACAAAGTCACCTCCCTAGTAATTTTGATTCCATGCAACTACTTCCTCGTGGTGTATTTGCAGCTTAACCGTGGATGAATGTgctatgaacattttatttcgaatgTCCTGACAAAAGGTGAACGAAATTGCCTGGaagatcatatcagcgcacactccgctgcagagtgaaaatctcattctggtgaacGAAATTGTATCGTGAAAAAGTCAGCAACCACAACACTAGTGGTAGTCACAGAGTGATGCCTACCAAGAGCAGCAGCGAACGGAGGCCAAGACGTCGTCTCTCAGCAGTAACCTCGAAAGCCGCACAGCTGTGTGCTTCCCGCGATAGCGAGAGGTCACTGTAGCCAGCTTAACTGTGGCCAGAGATGAAATTCGTCGCTTAGGCCTTCTGCAGAAGGGCAGTTGATGGTTCTGAGGTGGCGCGAGCTCTTTGTGAACAAGGTTATGGTTAGTGTCCCTCTGCACTGCTGTTGCCTTGATTTGATTCTGAAACTAACGGAGACTGGAACTTTGTAGATTTACGCTGAGTATTTTTGAATTAAATGAATGGTGACCAAGAAAATTGCCTATAAATATCCAAGCTACagcagaagcgatttgacaggatTAGCATAGTTTGAAATGGAAACAGAAGTTCAACGGTAAAACATGTAATACAGTCAATATCTGGCAATATCTGGCAGTGTAAGCGAATGTGCAAGGAAATGTAGATCACACCTGCAGTGATCTTTTGTGTGAGTAGTAACACTCATGCCGTTTTGTAAATTGCATAGTCATTTGCAAACAAACAGTGAAAACGGAAGTGAAACAAATCAGAAGCCACAAATTTTTTAAGTGTAAACATAGTAGTGTtcacgtacaaatggttcaaatggctctgagcactatgggacttaactgctgtggtcatcagtcccctagaacttagaactacttaaacctaactaacctaaggacatcacacacattcatgcccgaggcaggattcgaacctgcgaccgttgcggccgcgcggttccagactgtaccgcctagaacccctcggctactctggccggctgTTGTTCACGTACAAAATTGTTGTGTAATCAGAGTGTACATGAGTATCTCAGTTATCTCCTTGAAACCGACTTGATCGATTTCGACCAAATGTGGCCGAAAAACGCAAGGCACCAGAATATCAGTGTGATGTGGTTTATAATATCCTAGCTCTGATGGTAGTGGAGATACAGGCAAAAACGTGATTTTTTCAGCCCCTGGAGTATAGACTCCCTGCATGAAAGGCTaattgtgtgggaacagtatcagaCAGTCAATCCAACTTGCTTTGCAGGACAGTgtacatgtcaggggcaagaaacagttttctgggtcccaacatgtaggctgccctatTGTGTTGAGTTGTATTGGCCTGTTTTATCGACCTGCGTTGCACAGCAGCCTGTACATCAGGGACAAATACATTATTTTCAAGCCCCTGATATGAGCCTGCCCTGTACGAAATGCATGTCGTGGGAGTAGTATtagcttgctttattgaactgtacaGCAGGTGCTATACATGCCAACGAGCTTGACTATGGTCAGGCTGAAATGGATAGATGAGGTGGACAAAGTGATGGGGTGAAGggaatggacagaaagagggaaaGAGGGGAAAATGCGTGAGCCAGATTGTAGAATAACCAGCTGAGTCACCGTAGGTGGTTCACCTGCATTCCCTACCTCCAGGATACTAAACCGCTTCAACAGTGAAAGTGGAGGAATACGACGAGTATTTCATCCAAAGAATTTATCAAGAATTATTTCTGTAGTATAGACTTGCATTCTTGAACAGTTATTTCCAAAGACACGTCTGGCCAGGAAAGTTTATGTTTTTTGATGGTTATCTGCGTCATCTTAAGACTAAATCTGGGATGGTTTCCTTTCAAAAGATCGCAGCCGATTATCTGAGTCTCTTTTGATATTGTGTTGCAGAGGTAAACTGCACTCCTGGAACGACCTTCAAGAACAAGTGTAACACTTGCCGCTGCGGTTCCAACGGTAGGAGTGCCAGCTGCACATTGAAGGCGTGTCCTCCTGGCACGTATTAACCAGGTATGTATCCACTCTGTTTGACGTTCGGCTTTGTGAATTTCAGATCTGAACAAgttttgttttaatgctgcagTGAGGGCTTCATGTCCAATGTTTATGTCAGCACATCTTCCAGACTGAGATGCCGCGGTCGGTATATGAGACTACTGATGCTTCATATCGATCTATGGGAGATTCGAGTTAATCGAGGTGAAATATAAATGCTGAATTTTCAGTAAGAGAATAGCGATTGATTTACTTTTAACTGGCAATGATATCAACAGCCAAAGATAATCAACCATTAGGCGTCACATGATGTATGGTTGTGGGTTACACACAACTCGTAGTACATTTATAATCTCGGAGCACCTTGAGAAATTTTTGTCTCTGAATATACCTCCCTCAGATGGGGATAGAACGTTAATACACAGTTTTATACGTCGACCATGTCCTCTGAAACATGATGTTTTAACGGTTTTTTTATGCTGGAAATTTCTGTAGAAAACGCTGGGCTAGTTACAGTGCAGCATGTTCTGAGGCCCCTGTTTTAACGACAAAAACTCTAAATACCAAGTAACTGtagaataagtgtgtgtgtgtgtgtgtgtgtgtgtgtgtgtgtgtgtgtgtgtgacagagagagagagagagagaaagagagagtgagagaaagagagagggagagagagaaagagagagagaaagagagagagagagagagagtacatgaGTGAGCGAGTAAGTGTggtgtgaatgagtgagtgagtgagtgtgcgaGTGTGGATATGAATGAGTGAGTGTGCGTGAGTGTGGGTGTGAAtgactgagtgagtgagtgtgtgagtgtgggtgtgaatgagtgagtgagagtaAGTAAGCAATTTAAATATTGTCTTAGACCTTTCACCTCAATTTATTAATAAGAATTTACAGTGGCCTAAAATATAGAAATATGTATTTATACTCACATACAGCACATTTCATTTTGATAGTCTCATATTGTACTTGTGTGTATTTTTAAGGACAAAGGAGATGCTCCTAACCATACTGTGacaaactgaaaatggcaaaatataAATTCCATTTATTCAGTCGTAGATGCATCTTTGCCTCAAAATCACTGCACAATGACAGCAACAGAGGAAAGATAAATCTATCAAACATCTTAGTTGTTCGTTCTTCATACTGATATTTTCAAATCTATTGTAATAACAAGtgtaacatttttaaatattaGAACTATGCATTAACAATTGTAAAACCTTGACTGTTATTTCCGGTTTAGAAGCCGTGGAAGATGAAACTAATGACGTCTAAACTCAATAAACATCGTTGTGGGTGTCACTATTGTGAAAAAGGCTTTAAAAATTCAGCTACTGAGAGGATGTCTCACTAACATCAGAACGATTCATTCTGTGCACTCCTCAATCTTTATTAGTTTATTTAATGCCTTTTTAAATAGTTGATACTTTCACAAACATGACACTGTGCTGTACTTCCCTACTTAAATATAACGTCGCCTCATTTGTAAATCTCAGAGCAGCGAGGGTGCaaggaatggacagggactgcgggtaGGTTGCGTTCGCTGGGAACGGGGGTCGGCCGTGAGACGTGCAGAGATAGTCTGCGCAGTAGCATTAACATTGCGTCCCGGATGGCGCAGGGGTTAACGCACTTCCTAGTAAGTACGAGATCCCGGATTCTAATCACGGTCTGGaagacattttcactcgtcgtcgctgattccgcGTTATGTGCCAATGCAGCTGACATTAGTAATCACTTCCCTTCCCTATCCGTCCTCCCCCCACTACCTTTATTTTTCATATGGTGTAGATATTAATAGTATTGGTGAAAATTACTAACAGATCCTAACATGAGAAACTCGAAGTATTGTTTACTTTATCTAAATTAAATACTCCTCATACTGGCATgtgaatgtttttatttttcttttcagcgTTCCTTCGTGAAGGTGACGTGTGATAAGTTCTCTGCAGTCAAGAGAAACAACGCCATTTCTGTGATGTGGACCTCCGTCTTTAATCTTGGCGGCGAATTATTTTCATCTACTTCCAATCTGtcatttgtaatttccttatcgTCTTCAAGCATAAAAAATAAACGCAATGGTTGTAATCCATCAAATATAGAGTTTCTTTCACATACTCCACTTTACCTACATTTcatttaaatttagtatttctgtgttttaattttctttttctgttcacTTCCTCGTAAAGTTATTATGTTTCTTTTTACACAATGATGTAGTTATGTATGCTAATACATATGCTCGACGACTTCCACACCCTTCTGCTACTTGCGTCAGCAGTAGTGTTGGACACCTAATTTGCATCCATTGTACTACACACCAAGACGTATCGAGTGAAACAGAGAGTGAATGATATATTTGCAGTATTTCACATTTGTAGAGCTTCCTCACTATCTTTGTCTCAGTAGTATGAACAGTTACATCATTGATCCAAATAAATCAAAATTTGTACTATTCGTCGTCAGATGGTATACaagacttttcattccatcttaGGATAAGGTGATTCTTGTCCTGATGAAATGTATCCACCTAAAGTGGACAGTAATGTATTATGTAGTGGCTATGGCCAATACATCTTAAGAGGACAAACATAATGTTTAAATAGTATTAAATAAATCGAAAGGGTGATGAACAACTGTAAATGATAATGAGTAGTGAAGTGGACTCTCGGCATTACTCTGAACATTACTTTTCGTAATATTATTTTATTGGCTCCTGGGTACACCAAAACATGTAGCGCTTCCCTTCCACAAATTGATAAGTAATTTAATACACCAAATTACACTGACATTAACGATAACACGTCAATAAGTAGAGTGCCGAGAAATTATCTGTAGTTGAAGTTATCAAActagtttt
Protein-coding sequences here:
- the LOC124544645 gene encoding serine protease inhibitor I/II-like — encoded protein: MKVTLAIAAAALFVAMATTVDAASECTPGTTKKEDCNTCRCTPTGVWVCTRKGCVTKREAEESPIVKREAQSCTPNSTFKKDCNTCTCNSSGTSAICTQLGCLSRGRRQVNCTPGTTFKNKCNTCRCGSNGRSASCTLKACPPGTY